The Metabacillus litoralis genome contains a region encoding:
- a CDS encoding Y-family DNA polymerase: MIENYDQLPKQKILCIDMKSFYASCAAVLLGLDPLTCYLAVVGDTERQGSIVLAASPRLKKEFGIKTGSRLFEVPKDPRITIVNPKMATYVRISTELTRLFHRYVPKDAIHTYSVDESFIKVDGVEHIWGDALTIAHKIRDDMEREFSLPSAIGIGPNMLLAKVCLDTEAKKTGVAEWTYDDVKEKLWKIEPLSDMWGIGSKVQKTLNRMGIFNIGQLANYPLELLEKKFGVMGNQLYYHAWGVDLSEVGAPIMQGQISFGKSQMLLRDYPDPEEVKHVMLEISEEVARRARQHQKVGRTISLGIGYSRDEFGGGFYRSKTIEEPTNITMDIYETCLQLFENFYENKTVRKISIALSNIEDDCEMQLDLFRPNRTKQRTLGYVMDSIRHKYGSDAILRAVSYTPAGTAKQRATLVGGHKA, from the coding sequence ATGATTGAAAACTACGATCAGCTGCCAAAACAAAAGATTCTTTGTATTGATATGAAAAGCTTTTATGCAAGTTGTGCCGCCGTGTTGCTTGGGTTGGACCCATTAACATGTTATTTGGCTGTTGTAGGTGATACGGAGCGGCAAGGGAGTATCGTCTTAGCTGCATCTCCTCGACTTAAAAAGGAGTTTGGAATTAAAACGGGGTCCAGGTTATTTGAAGTGCCAAAAGATCCCCGTATTACGATTGTGAACCCAAAGATGGCGACATATGTCCGCATTTCAACGGAGTTGACAAGGCTTTTTCATCGATATGTACCGAAAGATGCAATCCATACCTATAGTGTTGATGAAAGTTTTATCAAAGTGGATGGGGTAGAGCATATTTGGGGAGATGCTTTAACAATTGCTCATAAAATTCGTGATGACATGGAACGGGAATTTTCCCTTCCAAGTGCCATTGGAATTGGACCAAATATGCTTTTAGCGAAAGTGTGCTTAGATACTGAAGCGAAAAAGACAGGTGTTGCCGAATGGACATATGACGATGTGAAGGAAAAGTTATGGAAAATCGAACCGCTAAGTGACATGTGGGGGATTGGATCAAAAGTGCAAAAAACCTTAAATCGAATGGGGATTTTTAATATCGGACAGCTTGCTAACTATCCTCTTGAGCTTTTGGAAAAGAAATTTGGTGTGATGGGAAATCAACTCTATTATCATGCATGGGGTGTTGATTTATCAGAAGTTGGTGCTCCAATTATGCAAGGGCAAATCAGTTTTGGAAAAAGCCAAATGTTGCTCCGTGATTACCCTGACCCGGAAGAAGTCAAACATGTGATGTTAGAGATAAGTGAGGAAGTTGCCCGTAGAGCACGCCAGCATCAAAAGGTTGGTCGTACAATTAGCCTTGGAATTGGGTATAGCCGTGATGAATTTGGTGGCGGGTTTTATCGCTCTAAAACAATTGAGGAACCAACAAATATTACAATGGATATTTATGAAACATGTCTTCAGCTTTTTGAAAATTTTTATGAAAATAAAACCGTACGGAAAATTTCAATCGCCCTCTCGAATATTGAAGATGACTGTGAAATGCAGCTGGATTTATTTCGACCAAATCGTACAAAACAACGCACTTTAGGATATGTGATGGACTCGATCCGTCATAAATATGGCTCTGATGCCATTTTACGGGCTGTGTCCTATACACCTGCTGGCACAGCCAAGCAACGTGCCACGCTTGTTGGTGGGCATAAAGCATAA
- a CDS encoding YqzH family protein: protein MEEKILFKMLRKSFLQYGRNLDEDPLSSEDSAYLLEKIAADKNDDTEWYEVIEDAVYSYVTNQE, encoded by the coding sequence ATGGAAGAAAAGATACTTTTCAAAATGCTTCGAAAAAGTTTTTTACAGTACGGAAGAAATCTTGATGAAGATCCATTATCAAGTGAGGATTCGGCTTATTTACTCGAAAAGATAGCCGCGGATAAAAACGATGATACAGAATGGTATGAGGTTATAGAGGATGCTGTCTATAGCTATGTAACAAATCAAGAATAA
- a CDS encoding TRM11 family SAM-dependent methyltransferase translates to MAQQQKKFIYTFTSHEDELSLCQLEMRSLFGFDTDSSIIETTVKIDPSRSPFINERIDVMYRADSFMGIVQQIKGLNIEGATFKVLFIEHTDLAGYEKVSFDERRKMEREIGLQIVGRVDLVNPELLFVIMKLHNSWVFGQYNKSESIWFYHQNKPKQYSTALSTRVARAVVNIAVPKVDNIKAIDPCCGSGTVLVEALSMGINIVGSDNNPLVCPLARENIAYFGLEGEVSLRDILDVTGCYDVAIIDMPYNLCSVLDPDKQLDMLRSARSFASRVVVVTIETIDYLIEKAGFKIVDRGVAKKGSFTRQILVCE, encoded by the coding sequence TTGGCTCAACAACAAAAGAAATTTATCTATACATTTACTAGTCATGAAGATGAGCTTTCATTGTGCCAACTGGAGATGCGCTCACTTTTTGGGTTTGATACAGATTCTAGTATAATTGAAACTACTGTAAAGATTGATCCAAGCCGAAGTCCGTTTATTAACGAAAGAATTGATGTTATGTATAGAGCGGATTCTTTTATGGGCATTGTTCAGCAAATAAAGGGATTGAATATAGAGGGTGCCACGTTTAAAGTGCTCTTCATTGAACATACTGATTTGGCCGGTTATGAAAAAGTAAGTTTTGATGAAAGACGTAAAATGGAACGTGAGATTGGGCTACAAATAGTTGGTAGAGTTGATTTGGTTAATCCTGAGTTATTGTTTGTAATTATGAAGCTTCATAATAGCTGGGTGTTTGGTCAATACAACAAAAGTGAATCCATTTGGTTTTATCATCAAAATAAACCTAAACAGTATTCAACGGCTTTAAGCACAAGAGTTGCGAGAGCTGTTGTCAATATTGCTGTTCCTAAGGTAGACAATATCAAAGCAATTGATCCTTGCTGTGGATCGGGAACAGTTTTAGTAGAAGCGTTATCAATGGGGATTAACATTGTTGGGAGTGACAATAACCCACTTGTCTGTCCACTTGCCCGAGAAAATATTGCTTATTTTGGCTTAGAGGGGGAAGTTAGTTTAAGGGACATTCTTGATGTGACCGGCTGTTATGATGTAGCTATTATTGATATGCCTTATAATCTTTGCTCAGTTCTAGACCCAGATAAGCAGCTTGACATGCTCCGAAGTGCCCGTAGCTTCGCTAGCAGAGTTGTTGTAGTGACAATTGAAACGATTGATTATTTAATAGAAAAAGCAGGGTTTAAAATTGTTGATCGTGGTGTTGCGAAAAAGGGAAGTTTTACGAGACAAATTCTTGTCTGTGAATAG